The genomic stretch GAGCGCTCCCATTTGCGGCATGGGCGGCGCGGCTGCGCGGCGCGGATATCCGGGCAGTGGGCGACGGCAACCCGGGAGCGGCGAACGTTTGGAAGGGCAGCGGCCGGCTGGCCGGGGCGGCGGTGGCGGTTGCCGACTGGGCGAAAGCGGCAGCCCCGGTGGCGCTGGCGCTGCGCCGGGGGCCCGGGGAACGGAGCTGGTGTCAGCGGCCCTGGCGCCGATTATCGGGCACCGGACGAGCCCGCTCCTGGGCGGCCGCGGAGGCAAGGGGCTGGCTGCGACCTTTGGCGCGTGGACGGCCCTGGGCGGGCCGTGGGCGGCAGTGACCTACGGGGCTGCGCTGGCGATCGGGTTCGGGGTGTTGCGGCTGCGCGAAGGGTGGGCGGTGCTGGCGGGAGCACCGGCATTGCTGGGAGCAGCGCTGATCAATCGGCCGGGGCGGCGCGCGGAGTCGATTGCTGCATGGGTGCTAACCACGGCCTCGCTGGCGTGGGCGTACCGGGCGCGGTTCGGCTGGCCGCCCGTGCGGGAGCGATGATCGCCCGGGCTGGAAGGTACGTGCTTCGCCTGGCGGCGCG from Tepidiforma thermophila encodes the following:
- a CDS encoding glycerol-3-phosphate acyltransferase → MSAALAPIIGHRTSPLLGGRGGKGLAATFGAWTALGGPWAAVTYGAALAIGFGVLRLREGWAVLAGAPALLGAALINRPGRRAESIAAWVLTTASLAWAYRARFGWPPVRER